The Raphanus sativus cultivar WK10039 chromosome 6, ASM80110v3, whole genome shotgun sequence sequence CATTGTACCTAACTCCTTCAAAGTAACACCTTGCCCATTTCTTTTGTTCACAACTTTTTTTAAGATACTCCGCTGCACTAGGATACCTCATGCAAAAAGTGTCATAAAGGGCCAAGAACTCTGCCTCTGTATAAGCGTGTGCGCACTCCATAAACTTAAATGCACACGTGTCTTTGTTGTTACGGACGTAGCCTTTAACATTCTGAGACAAATGCCATATACAATACCCATGAGCCGCCTGATGGAACACTAGACGCACTGCCTTGATCAACCCTTTGTTTCTGTCCGAAAGAAACACCAATCCAGGGACATCAGATATCACTGATTTCAACTGTTCCATAAACCATAGCCAACTCTCATATTTCTCACCATCTGCAACACCAAACGCAATTGGGTAGTGGTGATGATTGGGATCTTGAGCAGTTGCAATAAATAACACTCCACCATAAACAGTCTTCAGGTGTGTTGCATCCACAACGAGAACTTTTCTCATCGCGCGGAATCCTTCTATGCTAGCTCCCAAAGCCCAAAACAGATACTTAAATTTTTTGCCCTCATCCACAACCACACGAGTTATTGTGTCAGGATTCACCTGCTCCAGCACGTGCatataacaatataataaagAATAACTCTCTTCAGGAGTTCCGCGCACTTTATTAGCAGCTAGTCTTTTTCCTCTATATGCTGTTGTATATGACACTTGCACAGCAACCCTGCGATGAACCAAGTCCATCAAAGCTTTGGGACGTGGTGTGTCAAAACTGCCGGGATAATCTTGGGCCAAAACAGATGCAACAATTTTTTGTGTGCCTCTCCTTCTATTAGGCAGTGTTCTTGTGGTAACAACAGAACATCTATGCTGCTTAATGTAAGTTCTAACAGTCCAACGATCTGAATTCGTTAACTTTGCAACACGCACACGCCACTTGCAGCCTTCTTTTTCTCCTCGGCATTTTATCACATATCTCTTACTATCCGACTTAATTACCTCATACTCAAAACACTTCAGATGTGAAGCCTTCTGAATATGAGTTTGCGCTTCCTCCTTGGTTCTAAATTCTTGACCTATAACCAAATCCATACCATCATCACGCTCCTTATAGACAACTTGTGAGACTTCAACTGATGGTCCTGCTTCTCTTTCGGTGACATTCTCATGCATCTCAGTGTTTTCGTATAAAGTGAGCATACCACCAGTACCTTCATTATCAGTTGCACCCATCTCAGTACCATCCTCATCAACAGCCTCTGTATCAATCGTCTCTGTATCAGTAGCCTCTGTATCAATAGCTTCTGTATCAATAGCCTCTCTATCAGTAACCTCTCTATCAGTAACCTCTCTATCAGTAGCTTCTCTTTCAGTAGTCTCTCTATCCGATAGACCGCCATAGAAATCAGTGTGATCATCTGTTTGGCTGAGCTCCACATGTAGAACACTTCTACAATTCTCTTGATTTACTTGCATTAGATAAGCAAAAACTTCTTCATCATCACAGATATATGATGGCTTATTCGAATACATTACCATTGGAAAGTAACTAATCTTCACTATCATCTTATATTCATCCACCTTTATCTTCCTGCAAATACGCTCAACCAAAACAGAGTATGTGACCTCCTCCACTGGTTTCTTCAAGACAATAGTGTGAATTTCATCTTTCCCTTCACCATCTCCCGAAATCCATTTCGTATCAGCCCCATCCTTCATATAATATCCtccataatcaaaacaaatgattGTGCAATGCGGATTTTGCATTTtcctgaaataaaaaaattagaattacaATTAGAATTATTAAAGAAGCTTAAATTTAATTCCCACACTGTAAAGTGCTCTCTTACTAATACTAATTTGTTTCAATACAATACATAGTAAAACTCGTAATAATACCAGAAATACTAGTTATATTTTGTAAACATAGTAATACTGAGTAATATCAGTAATACCCAGAATTTATCTTTGCAGTCACTAATCACGTTTTTAGTCaaattttgtttggatttttctttacccatgatatataattcatattagttaaattactgccaaaaaaatcatcaaaaacagaTAAAAATATACCAGAAACCTATAGACACAGTTTTCAAAATCCATTTTAATCTACTCAAATTTGCATCCAATCTTCTTTTTTACACTAGCCGAGATCAATGCACTTCTTTCTAATAGTATTCCACCAAACATTTCATCAAAAACGAACATAAAATATAcctaaaatctataaatacagttttaaaaaaaaaaaataatctctcAAAACTTTCATCAATTCTTAGTTTTTTTACAATACTCTTCATATATACAACATTTAAAtgttattcaacaaaaaaaatcatcaaaaacggATAAGAAATACCTGGTTTTGAAGCTTCAAAATCGTCAATGGAGGGTGAGGGAGAAGAGAGTTTCACGATGGGAAGAAGAGGAAGGTGAGAAACTTGAAGACATGTGGGTCCAGTCATTTCTGATTGGTTAAGGTTGTCTTTTGGACCCACATGGTTGTTGATTATTTATGTGAAGAATAAATGAGAAAAATGGTATTTGTGATGTGGAAGAAATATGTTAAAGAAATGAAGGATAGTTTGGTATTTGTGATCAAAATGGGATCCACAAAGGGGGTAGAAGAATAGAGAAGGGATAGAAAGGTTGTTTTATTTCCCATGAGGGCATTTGGTGTTAGTTTACTGTGGACTTgtgtattgtttttaatttcgCTTTTACCTTCACTATTTTCGGTTTGATATGTAAACTGATTTTCGTTTGGTTCAATCTTTGTTTCCCATCACTGCGTTAAATTTGAATGATCATATTGGATGtctttttgtttagattttgtAGCAATGTGTTAAATTTGAATgatcactagattttgacccgcgcttcgaaagcgcgggtattattttttacttttataaaatatattatttgtttgtaattactgaatttatttattttaataaattttttttataataaattcgacacatagagtgtctctggtaaactatgtatttctctagttttgttttattcgctttttaatcaacatatttatttggcttgttgttataataaatgattatagactttgatctctgcacttctgcggatgtatatttttaaaaatatgatgatatttgtttttcatgtaattattagagtttggcaaaatgaattcgaggaacagaactgataaCAATCcataaatatagtaccaaacctaaacataaattgattaaatattcgaattattcaaaattttgttagttagagaaccgaatcggatctgaaccgaagtattcatgtacctgaatttatctaaaagtagatttatatacttatatattaattattttatatttaacgtatataaaacatcaagaatgatacttttaaattggtttaaaatacttgaaaatatatatagatagtcaaaaacaaatatctgaaatagttaaagtatactcaaatcaccaaaatacttaaaataattattgatttcgtatccaaaattttaaatcaaaccaattgatatgttaagcttaggtattctgacatatgttatttaaatttataggtaatatattactttatttatagattttgagaaatttaaaatatatagtgatttaaaactttaaaaataatttaaataggttatccaaacccaaaccaaacccgcaaagatccgaatcaaactcaaacaaaaatttagaaacatcctaataggactgaaatctttgacctcgaaaacctgAAAcacaaaccgatcagaaccaagcccgtatggatgtctgaaaacccatccttagtcattattatatatcgtataatttcatcatataattaatcgtattttatatgtatcatcatataagtaatcatataattaata is a genomic window containing:
- the LOC130495674 gene encoding protein FAR1-RELATED SEQUENCE 4-like, producing MKDGADTKWISGDGEGKDEIHTIVLKKPVEEVTYSVLVERICRKIKVDEYKMIVKISYFPMVMYSNKPSYICDDEEVFAYLMQVNQENCRSVLHVELSQTDDHTDFYGGLSDRETTEREATDREVTDREVTDREAIDTEAIDTEATDTETIDTEAVDEDGTEMGATDNEGTGGMLTLYENTEMHENVTEREAGPSVEVSQVVYKERDDGMDLVIGQEFRTKEEAQTHIQKASHLKCFEYEVIKSDSKRYVIKCRGEKEGCKWRVRVAKLTNSDRWTVRTYIKQHRCSVVTTRTLPNRRRGTQKIVASVLAQDYPGSFDTPRPKALMDLVHRRVAVQVSYTTAYRGKRLAANKVRGTPEESYSLLYCYMHVLEQVNPDTITRVVVDEGKKFKYLFWALGASIEGFRAMRKVLVVDATHLKTVYGGVLFIATAQDPNHHHYPIAFGVADGEKYESWLWFMEQLKSVISDVPGLVFLSDRNKGLIKAVRLVFHQAAHGYCIWHLSQNVKGYVRNNKDTCAFKFMECAHAYTEAEFLALYDTFCMRYPSAAEYLKKSCEQKKWARCYFEGVRYNVDTTNSAESFNGVIKDARKLTLLPMFDFIIGKIAEWFNKHRKEAAEQPPALKLVPIVEEEMSKRCIDAGVLTVDELNSFHLEYSVHGSDGKRYTVDMAMKTCTCEQFDKDKYPCVHAVAAATFMTKKAGRELHLSEYCSQYYLVEQWALAYHRTIYPVPHMSDWVIPEEVKAKKVLPPEFEVKKGKPQETRYPSAGEARGREKRGRGSGRGTGTGTGRARGGGMGAYFECGSGSGSGV